In Sphingobacterium sp. lm-10, one DNA window encodes the following:
- a CDS encoding N-acetylmuramoyl-L-alanine amidase — MSLLKNVKSSTGLIFLSCILCAGLFYANANPSENDDNYAADNEVNKPFSLIVIDPGHGGDKPGARGRISAEKDVVLQVSKKLKESIEKEMPGVKVLLTRESDVDVPFYERTALANNNHADLFLSVHCNSADSERRVKGRNGRYTTQVTRRPNVRGTETFVCGYNRLGQQDVAIRENADILLEDNYKENYNGFDPNDPSSYIVFSLMKRKYRDQSIKVATMMQEEYVQSGRGNRGVQELSLAVLATAGMPAVLTEIGFISSPDEENFMLSPAGQTEIVSNLTTAIKRFKTSVER; from the coding sequence ATGAGTTTGCTAAAAAATGTTAAATCTTCGACCGGATTAATTTTCCTATCCTGCATCTTATGTGCAGGACTCTTTTACGCAAATGCGAATCCTTCCGAAAATGACGATAATTATGCTGCGGATAATGAAGTGAATAAGCCTTTTTCACTAATTGTTATTGACCCAGGACATGGTGGGGACAAACCGGGAGCACGAGGACGTATTTCTGCAGAAAAAGATGTGGTGCTACAGGTGTCCAAAAAGCTAAAAGAATCCATCGAAAAGGAAATGCCTGGTGTAAAAGTATTACTTACTCGCGAGTCTGATGTAGATGTGCCATTTTATGAACGAACGGCATTAGCAAATAATAATCATGCTGATCTTTTTCTATCCGTACATTGTAATTCTGCGGACTCTGAGCGCCGCGTTAAAGGACGCAACGGACGATATACTACACAAGTTACCCGACGACCTAACGTGAGAGGCACGGAGACATTTGTGTGCGGCTACAATCGCTTAGGGCAACAGGATGTTGCTATTCGCGAGAATGCCGATATTTTACTCGAAGACAATTACAAAGAGAATTATAATGGATTCGATCCCAACGATCCTTCTAGCTATATTGTATTTTCACTAATGAAGCGAAAATATCGCGATCAGAGTATTAAGGTGGCCACGATGATGCAAGAGGAATACGTACAATCCGGCCGCGGTAATCGTGGCGTTCAGGAGCTTTCATTAGCAGTGCTCGCTACAGCAGGCATGCCTGCTGTGCTTACAGAAATTGGCTTTATTAGCAGTCCTGATGAAGAGAATTTTATGCTTTCTCCAGCCGGACAAACAGAAATAGTAAGTAACTTAACTACTGCAATTAAGCGGTTTAAGACAAGTGTGGAACGCTAA
- a CDS encoding N-acetylmuramoyl-L-alanine amidase, whose amino-acid sequence MIRRNLTTTPQKIQKSLFLILLAGLSAILLGSFRKPITDKPPQKIKAIVLDAGHGGQDPGAVGAQSREKDIALQITLKLGKKIEREMDGVKVIYTRDNDSYPKLYERPALANKHHADLFISIHLNSIGRQSSRSAKGTETFVLGFNSIDNQDVAMRENASILLEDNYEENYDGFDPNDPSTYIVFKYLKKMYRDQSIKLASYVQAEYARSGRVNRGVKELPLAVLKTAGMPAILTEVGFISNTEEERYMMSAQGQQEIVDNLFNAINTYRKNMER is encoded by the coding sequence ATGATCCGACGGAACTTGACCACCACGCCTCAAAAAATTCAAAAGTCATTATTTTTAATATTATTAGCTGGTCTATCCGCCATTCTTTTGGGAAGTTTTCGAAAACCAATAACAGATAAGCCACCTCAAAAAATCAAAGCCATTGTATTGGATGCAGGTCATGGCGGTCAAGATCCCGGAGCTGTCGGAGCACAATCTCGGGAGAAAGACATCGCCTTGCAAATAACGCTTAAACTAGGTAAAAAGATTGAACGCGAAATGGATGGCGTAAAGGTAATTTACACAAGGGATAACGATAGTTATCCAAAATTATACGAACGCCCTGCTTTGGCTAATAAACATCATGCCGATTTGTTTATATCCATTCATTTGAATTCTATTGGTCGCCAATCAAGTAGATCAGCGAAAGGTACTGAAACATTTGTCTTAGGTTTCAACAGCATCGACAATCAAGATGTCGCTATGCGCGAAAATGCGTCTATTTTATTAGAAGACAATTACGAAGAGAATTATGACGGATTTGATCCAAATGACCCTTCCACATACATCGTTTTTAAGTATCTAAAAAAAATGTATAGAGACCAAAGCATCAAATTGGCAAGTTATGTCCAAGCAGAATACGCCCGCTCGGGTAGAGTGAATCGTGGCGTCAAAGAACTTCCTCTGGCAGTGCTGAAAACAGCAGGAATGCCAGCGATACTCACGGAAGTTGGCTTTATCAGTAATACAGAAGAAGAAAGATATATGATGTCTGCACAAGGACAGCAAGAAATAGTAGACAACCTATTCAATGCGATAAATACGTACAGAAAAAATATGGAACGCTAA
- a CDS encoding MlaD family protein encodes MKISNETKVGALTAIAIALLFIGYSFLKGNDVFTSENTYYTEYNNVDGLSASKPVMVNGYQIGRVSSLKMQDNGKIRAEFKIKNDYAIPSNTVARIVSADLLGSKAIVFELGNSTTMARDGDPLLSDIQANLMEKVEPLQHKVENLVVKLDSVLSAVNTTLDDEFQRDFKQSLRSISVSLGNVEKITNDVEGLVGSERVRLTKIMMNLESITSNFKNYDGQINSILTNLDTMSNNLAQVQIKETVDNANKAMQEVHVITQKIQNGDGSLSLLINDDKLYNNLNNASLNLDNLVKDLKENPGRYLRLSLFGKKDTK; translated from the coding sequence TTGAAAATTTCTAACGAAACTAAAGTCGGAGCACTTACTGCCATCGCGATTGCATTGCTATTTATTGGCTATAGTTTTTTAAAGGGCAATGATGTATTTACTTCTGAAAACACCTATTATACGGAGTATAATAATGTAGATGGATTATCAGCATCAAAACCTGTGATGGTGAATGGCTATCAGATCGGGCGTGTATCCAGCCTGAAGATGCAGGACAATGGCAAAATCCGTGCAGAGTTTAAAATAAAAAATGACTACGCTATACCCTCTAATACTGTAGCTCGTATTGTAAGTGCCGATCTTCTCGGAAGCAAGGCGATCGTATTTGAGTTAGGTAACAGCACTACGATGGCTAGAGACGGAGACCCGTTGCTTTCGGATATTCAGGCTAATTTGATGGAGAAAGTAGAGCCTTTACAACATAAAGTAGAGAATCTTGTCGTAAAGCTAGACTCTGTTTTATCTGCTGTGAATACCACATTGGATGATGAATTTCAGCGCGACTTCAAACAGAGTCTTAGAAGTATATCCGTGTCTTTGGGTAATGTGGAGAAAATCACCAATGATGTAGAAGGACTAGTAGGTTCCGAACGTGTGCGACTGACAAAAATCATGATGAATTTAGAATCCATCACGAGCAATTTCAAAAATTACGACGGACAAATCAATTCTATCCTAACTAATTTGGATACCATGTCAAATAACTTGGCTCAGGTACAGATTAAGGAAACGGTAGATAATGCTAATAAAGCCATGCAGGAAGTACATGTGATCACACAGAAGATTCAAAATGGTGATGGCTCGTTGAGCTTGCTTATCAATGATGACAAGTTGTACAACAACCTGAATAATGCTTCACTTAATCTGGATAATTTGGTAAAAGATTTGAAGGAAAACCCGGGACGCTATCTTCGCTTAAGTCTGTTTGGAAAGAAAGACACGAAGTAG
- a CDS encoding S9 family peptidase: MTYTKNMLGAFLVMSITIGHAQNLKDVPQRIKRTKNTELVNISSDRQALTAENLWKLGRVSGEQLTPDGKQVIYGVAQYNFETNSAERNLFAVPVLGGSPTQLTTEHGSETVLDITQKGEIIYLFKGDLWKMLADGRQKVKITETDGKLSDVRLSPDKKHILYSKSVLVNAFHSPDKHKDLPKSDVYVYDDLDYRHWDTFNDGRYTHPFVASYSDGKLGEPIDLLEGKPYYSPQAPFGGAEDFAWSPDSKAVLYVTKKKSGKEYALSTNTDIYRYELATAQTSNLTEGLNGYDTSPTFSPAGNRLAWLSMKTDGYEADKNDIILQDQDARNQLNLTAHWDETVNSFVWSKDGKKIYFTAPVKGTVQLFEVTVPTSLATKATAKITQISEGEFDVTGIVGEYDGGLVVTSTRLTRATEIYRYDFKTRQLSPITKVNDAAYAQIAETPVKGRFTKATDGEDLFSWVVYPPNFDPTKKYPTLLYCQGGPQSAVTQSYSLRWNLQLIASQGYIVIAPNRRGMPGWGTKWNEDISGDWGGQPIRDYLSAIDDLSKESYVDTARLGAVGASYGGYSVFMLAGVHEGRFKSFISHCGLFNMTSWYGTTEELFFANKDLGGPYWDPANEQTYTEFNPIKHIDKWDAPIMVIQGGKDFRVPVGQGLEAFQAAQLKGIKSRLVYLPGENHWVVSGHNAQVWQREFFRWLEETL, encoded by the coding sequence ATGACGTATACAAAAAACATGTTGGGTGCTTTTTTGGTGATGAGCATCACCATAGGGCATGCACAAAATCTAAAAGATGTGCCACAAAGAATCAAACGTACGAAGAACACCGAGTTGGTCAATATTTCCTCCGATCGCCAGGCATTAACGGCAGAAAATCTGTGGAAGCTAGGTCGTGTATCTGGTGAACAACTTACACCAGATGGCAAACAGGTGATCTACGGTGTAGCACAGTACAATTTTGAAACAAATAGTGCAGAGCGCAATCTTTTTGCCGTGCCTGTGCTGGGCGGCAGTCCTACGCAACTTACTACTGAGCATGGCTCAGAAACCGTATTGGACATCACCCAGAAAGGGGAGATCATCTACCTGTTTAAGGGCGATCTATGGAAAATGCTTGCCGACGGTCGCCAAAAGGTCAAAATCACAGAAACCGACGGCAAGCTATCCGATGTGCGGCTTTCTCCCGATAAAAAACATATTCTATACAGCAAATCGGTTCTGGTAAATGCTTTTCACAGTCCAGATAAACACAAAGACTTGCCTAAAAGCGATGTGTATGTATATGATGATCTGGATTATCGGCATTGGGATACGTTCAACGATGGCCGATACACGCATCCGTTTGTAGCCAGCTATTCAGACGGTAAGCTCGGAGAACCGATAGACCTGTTGGAAGGTAAACCGTATTACAGTCCGCAGGCGCCATTCGGCGGAGCGGAAGATTTTGCCTGGTCTCCAGACAGCAAAGCCGTTTTGTATGTCACTAAGAAAAAATCAGGCAAAGAGTATGCGCTAAGTACGAATACCGATATCTATCGGTATGAACTGGCCACTGCACAGACTAGCAATTTGACGGAAGGACTGAATGGTTACGATACCAGCCCGACATTTAGCCCAGCTGGGAACAGATTGGCTTGGCTAAGCATGAAAACCGACGGATACGAAGCGGATAAAAATGATATTATTTTACAGGATCAAGACGCTAGGAACCAATTGAACCTTACCGCTCATTGGGACGAGACAGTCAACTCCTTCGTCTGGAGTAAGGATGGTAAGAAGATTTATTTTACCGCTCCGGTCAAAGGCACAGTACAACTATTTGAGGTGACCGTACCTACTAGCTTGGCAACAAAAGCAACTGCAAAGATTACGCAGATCAGTGAAGGAGAGTTCGACGTAACAGGCATTGTTGGCGAATATGATGGAGGTTTAGTAGTCACATCCACGCGCCTTACCCGCGCTACCGAGATTTATCGTTATGACTTTAAAACTCGTCAGCTTAGCCCAATCACTAAAGTGAATGACGCCGCCTACGCGCAGATTGCTGAAACACCTGTAAAGGGTCGTTTTACCAAAGCGACTGATGGGGAAGATCTCTTCTCCTGGGTAGTTTATCCGCCTAATTTTGATCCTACCAAGAAATATCCGACCTTACTGTATTGCCAAGGTGGGCCGCAATCAGCTGTTACACAGTCCTATTCTCTGCGTTGGAATTTGCAATTGATCGCTTCTCAAGGTTATATCGTAATTGCACCAAATCGCCGTGGAATGCCGGGCTGGGGTACAAAATGGAATGAGGATATCTCTGGTGATTGGGGTGGTCAGCCTATTCGCGATTATCTATCTGCCATTGATGATTTATCCAAAGAATCTTATGTAGATACTGCCCGTTTGGGTGCCGTAGGTGCGAGCTATGGTGGATATTCTGTATTCATGCTGGCGGGTGTACACGAAGGGCGATTCAAGTCATTTATTTCGCATTGCGGTTTATTCAACATGACGTCTTGGTATGGTACCACCGAAGAGTTATTCTTTGCTAATAAAGATTTAGGTGGCCCATACTGGGATCCAGCAAATGAGCAGACCTACACCGAGTTTAATCCCATCAAACACATCGACAAGTGGGATGCTCCGATTATGGTGATTCAGGGAGGTAAAGATTTCAGGGTGCCTGTGGGGCAAGGTCTGGAAGCATTTCAGGCAGCACAACTAAAAGGTATCAAAAGCCGTTTGGTGTATTTGCCAGGAGAAAATCACTGGGTAGTTTCCGGTCACAACGCACAAGTATGGCAACGGGAATTCTTCCGATGGTTAGAAGAAACCTTGTAA
- the recN gene encoding DNA repair protein RecN has protein sequence MLRKLLIRNYALIDSLDIEFDDKLNIITGETGAGKSIIMGALGLILGNRVEGKYVFNEGSKCIIEGYFDIRSYALKDLFEEQDLDYEGETIIRREISAEGKSRAFVNDTPVTLQVLKSLSERLIDIHSQQATTQINTEDFQFLVVDSVADNAVPLGQYKAQLKAYKTAVSALRQLEEQMAKSNAELDYNQFVVNELDTAQLAEGEVQELEAEQLQLEHAEDIKRGLLASIHLLEESEQSVLQGLRDAQHEMQRVTTFLPDGEELLARLNSSLIEMKDVVAELVQQEQTITVDEERLQFVTERLSTLYGLVQKYRVADVTELIALGVTLQEKIKSLNDQEEEVTHLTAEVAQSEQSTREAGFVLSDKRKAVLDQIKQEIEQTLRKVGMPNAVLQIDLTSGEQFHAQGMDKIAFLFSANKGQTPQPIHKVASGGELSRVMLAVKSLVARSSALPTIIFDEIDTGISGEVALQVGDVMHALASHMQVIAITHLPQIASKGKRHFKVYKEDRDERTHSRIEALATEERILEIAKMLSGAQPGDAALQHAKELIAG, from the coding sequence ATGCTACGAAAGCTCCTGATTAGAAATTACGCCTTGATAGATTCTTTGGATATCGAGTTTGATGACAAACTAAACATCATTACTGGAGAAACTGGTGCTGGTAAGTCCATCATTATGGGAGCATTGGGATTGATTTTGGGCAATAGGGTAGAAGGGAAGTACGTATTCAACGAAGGTAGTAAATGTATCATAGAAGGATATTTTGACATTCGCAGCTATGCACTAAAAGATCTATTTGAGGAGCAGGATCTTGATTACGAAGGAGAAACTATCATTCGGAGAGAAATTAGCGCGGAAGGAAAATCCCGCGCATTTGTCAACGATACCCCCGTGACACTTCAAGTGTTGAAATCGCTCAGTGAGCGATTAATCGATATTCACTCGCAGCAAGCGACCACACAGATTAATACCGAAGATTTTCAATTTCTGGTGGTGGATAGTGTTGCTGACAATGCAGTGCCATTGGGTCAATATAAAGCGCAGTTGAAGGCATATAAAACTGCCGTGTCAGCATTGCGGCAGTTGGAAGAGCAGATGGCAAAATCCAATGCCGAACTGGATTATAACCAATTTGTGGTAAATGAACTGGATACAGCACAGTTGGCCGAGGGCGAAGTACAGGAGTTGGAGGCAGAGCAATTACAATTAGAGCATGCTGAAGACATTAAGAGAGGATTGCTCGCATCAATTCATTTGCTGGAAGAATCCGAGCAAAGTGTATTGCAGGGCCTGAGAGATGCGCAACATGAAATGCAACGGGTTACGACATTTTTGCCCGATGGCGAAGAGTTGCTCGCCCGATTAAATAGCAGTCTGATCGAGATGAAAGATGTTGTTGCAGAATTGGTGCAGCAGGAGCAGACCATCACGGTAGACGAAGAACGGCTGCAATTCGTGACGGAACGCTTATCTACGCTCTACGGCTTGGTACAAAAATACCGCGTTGCTGATGTTACGGAATTAATTGCACTGGGAGTTACGCTACAAGAAAAGATAAAATCGCTAAACGATCAGGAAGAGGAAGTCACTCACTTGACCGCGGAAGTGGCGCAATCCGAACAAAGCACGCGCGAAGCAGGCTTCGTATTATCCGACAAACGGAAAGCGGTGCTGGATCAGATCAAACAAGAAATAGAACAAACCCTGCGGAAGGTAGGAATGCCGAATGCTGTATTACAGATTGATTTGACATCTGGCGAACAGTTCCATGCGCAAGGAATGGACAAAATAGCCTTTTTATTTTCTGCTAATAAAGGACAAACGCCTCAACCTATTCACAAGGTCGCTTCTGGCGGTGAGCTTTCGAGAGTTATGCTGGCGGTAAAGTCGTTAGTAGCACGATCTTCCGCTCTACCAACGATTATCTTTGATGAGATTGATACTGGTATCTCTGGAGAAGTAGCTTTGCAGGTCGGCGACGTGATGCATGCTTTAGCTTCACATATGCAAGTGATTGCGATTACACATCTTCCACAGATTGCTTCCAAAGGCAAAAGACATTTCAAAGTCTACAAGGAAGATCGTGACGAGCGCACGCACTCGAGAATCGAGGCCTTAGCAACCGAGGAGCGCATCTTAGAAATCGCCAAGATGCTGAGTGGCGCTCAGCCTGGAGATGCTGCGCTGCAACATGCCAAAGAATTAATTGCCGGATAA
- a CDS encoding SprT-like domain-containing protein: MPDFSKSLSRYMPEAAAPIVSQWILDTGCRFRVAKSRSTKLGDYRAPFQGKTHQISVNHDLNPYAFLITTVHEFAHLKTWTQHKDRVKPHGREWKNNFKDLMAPFFKLQVLPHDVTTALLQYMDNPAASSCTDLNLYRTLKKYDLASGELITVESVPANSVFSLKNGRIFQKKEKLRKRFKCVELSTGRYYLIHPIAEVIPVKSTESI, encoded by the coding sequence ATGCCTGATTTTAGCAAGTCACTATCTCGATATATGCCCGAAGCGGCGGCGCCGATTGTTTCACAATGGATTTTGGATACCGGATGTCGTTTTCGGGTCGCCAAATCCCGTAGCACAAAGCTAGGAGATTATCGTGCGCCGTTTCAAGGAAAAACGCATCAAATCTCCGTAAACCACGATTTGAATCCTTACGCTTTCTTGATCACCACAGTGCATGAATTTGCCCATTTAAAAACCTGGACGCAGCACAAAGATCGGGTAAAACCCCATGGCCGCGAGTGGAAAAACAACTTCAAAGACTTGATGGCTCCTTTCTTTAAACTGCAGGTACTGCCTCATGATGTCACCACTGCGCTGTTGCAGTACATGGACAATCCAGCGGCTTCGAGTTGCACGGATTTAAACTTGTATCGCACCTTAAAAAAATATGATCTTGCTAGTGGTGAATTGATCACGGTGGAGTCGGTTCCCGCAAACAGTGTATTCTCTTTGAAAAATGGGCGCATTTTTCAAAAAAAAGAAAAATTACGGAAGAGGTTTAAGTGCGTGGAACTGTCTACTGGTCGTTACTACCTCATTCATCCTATTGCAGAAGTAATTCCGGTTAAAAGTACAGAGAGTATATAA
- a CDS encoding M28 family metallopeptidase gives MYKSLSILALSLFALVSCNQKTEKYDPSTLDSTALSAISEESYRAYVAELSSDEFLGRKPFTKGDTLAVQYIEKQFKALGLEPGNGDSYFQEVPMVQIDARPTNTKWTFSGPKGQVNATYLDDFVISTPQMDDQIQVSDSELIFVGFGIVAPEFDWNDYAGVDVKGKTVVAMVSDPGRYDKNLFKADTMTYYGRWNYKYEEAARQGATGVILIHETAAASYGWNVVRSGWSGPQLSLVPAEGVKNVQFQSWITTPVANQLFAISDINASIMEEAKKPGFKAHAMGIKTSVDLQNKIRKSTSNNVVAQLKGTKRPDEVIIYTAHWDHLGVGEAVDGDSIFNGAIDNAAGVSALFEIAKAFQAAKIKPERTIVFMAVTAEEEGLLGSQYYTEHPIFPLKKTVGNLNMDAFNAVGATKGVSIVGRGQTELEDYVERSAAKFDRVIVDAGSPSSGGFYRSDHFNFVKMGVPGLFMGSGGDYLETDTIALNKRKEALAGTYHTVADEYNENWDLGGILADIRLFFDIGYTLSMDTVFPNFKPKSEFKELGDKRLSK, from the coding sequence ATGTATAAATCACTATCTATTCTGGCATTATCACTGTTCGCATTGGTTTCGTGTAATCAAAAGACCGAAAAATACGATCCTTCTACATTAGATTCCACTGCTTTGTCTGCTATTTCCGAAGAAAGCTATCGTGCCTATGTCGCCGAACTATCATCTGATGAGTTTCTGGGTCGAAAACCATTCACGAAAGGAGATACTTTGGCGGTACAGTACATCGAGAAACAATTTAAAGCGTTGGGACTGGAACCTGGAAATGGCGACTCCTATTTTCAGGAGGTACCTATGGTACAAATTGATGCTAGACCAACCAATACCAAGTGGACATTTAGTGGGCCGAAAGGACAGGTTAATGCAACGTACTTGGATGATTTTGTGATTTCTACACCACAAATGGATGACCAAATTCAGGTATCAGATTCGGAATTGATCTTTGTAGGATTTGGTATCGTAGCGCCCGAATTTGACTGGAACGATTATGCTGGCGTGGATGTAAAAGGAAAAACGGTGGTGGCGATGGTTTCTGACCCCGGTCGATACGATAAAAACCTGTTTAAAGCCGATACGATGACCTACTATGGGCGTTGGAATTACAAATATGAGGAAGCCGCACGACAAGGGGCAACAGGAGTAATATTGATCCATGAAACTGCAGCTGCCAGCTATGGTTGGAACGTGGTACGCTCGGGTTGGTCTGGCCCGCAGCTCAGTCTGGTTCCAGCGGAGGGTGTGAAAAATGTGCAATTTCAGAGTTGGATAACAACCCCTGTTGCGAACCAACTGTTTGCCATTAGTGACATCAATGCGAGCATCATGGAGGAAGCTAAGAAGCCGGGCTTCAAAGCACATGCTATGGGCATAAAAACGAGTGTTGATTTACAAAACAAAATCCGAAAATCTACTTCGAACAATGTCGTAGCACAGTTGAAAGGTACGAAACGTCCGGATGAAGTAATTATTTACACAGCACACTGGGATCACTTGGGCGTAGGCGAAGCGGTGGATGGCGATTCTATTTTTAACGGTGCTATCGATAATGCGGCTGGTGTATCCGCACTGTTCGAGATCGCGAAAGCCTTCCAAGCTGCGAAAATAAAACCAGAACGAACCATCGTATTTATGGCAGTAACAGCCGAAGAAGAGGGCTTGTTAGGATCACAGTATTACACAGAACACCCCATTTTTCCGTTAAAAAAGACCGTTGGAAACTTAAACATGGATGCGTTTAATGCAGTCGGCGCAACAAAAGGTGTATCTATCGTAGGACGTGGCCAGACGGAATTAGAAGATTATGTGGAGCGGTCTGCTGCAAAATTTGACCGTGTTATCGTAGATGCTGGAAGTCCATCTTCGGGTGGATTTTACCGTTCAGATCATTTCAATTTCGTGAAAATGGGCGTACCAGGATTGTTTATGGGAAGCGGAGGTGATTATCTGGAAACAGATACCATAGCGCTGAATAAGCGCAAGGAAGCTTTGGCCGGAACCTACCATACCGTCGCGGATGAATACAACGAAAATTGGGATTTAGGGGGCATCTTGGCCGATATTCGCCTGTTCTTTGATATTGGATATACACTCAGTATGGATACGGTATTTCCAAATTTCAAGCCTAAGTCGGAATTCAAAGAATTAGGCGACAAACGACTATCAAAATAG
- a CDS encoding cell division protein FtsL produces MERFVNVVRNKYLIAVAVFIAWMAFFDRYDLTTQYNYQQERKKLEAEKEYYTREISTISTAIKDVKSNPDIIQKIAREKFKMKRTNEDVYIVEESTVD; encoded by the coding sequence ATGGAACGCTTCGTCAATGTGGTTCGAAACAAGTATTTGATTGCCGTTGCGGTGTTTATCGCCTGGATGGCTTTCTTTGACCGTTATGACCTAACCACACAGTACAACTATCAACAGGAAAGAAAGAAACTGGAAGCCGAAAAAGAATATTACACGCGCGAGATTTCCACAATTTCTACCGCGATCAAAGATGTCAAATCCAATCCAGACATCATTCAAAAGATCGCCCGCGAAAAATTCAAAATGAAAAGAACCAATGAAGATGTGTATATTGTTGAGGAATCGACAGTAGATTAA
- the eno gene encoding phosphopyruvate hydratase — MSLIIDVHARQILDSRGNPTIEVDVTTQNGFVGRAAVPSGASTGAHEAVELRDGDKAKYLGKGVLKAVENVNTKISEALQGVDVFEQNAIDKIMIDLDGSENKGNLGANAILGVSLAVAKAAAQESRQPLYRYIGGVNANTLPIPMMNIINGGSHSDAPIAFQEFMIMPVGATSFSEALRWGAEIFHTLKKILHDRNLSTAVGDEGGFAPTFDGTEDAIETVLKAIEQAGYKAGSDVFLALDCASTEFFENGKYDYAKFEGETGAVRTTEEQVNYLAELTEKYPIISIEDGMGEDDWAGWKLLTEKIGDRVQLVGDDLFVTNTKRLQEGIDTHTANSILVKVNQIGSLTETINAVSLAQHNGYTSVMSHRSGETEDNTIADLAVALNCGQIKTGSISRSDRIAKYNQLLRIEEELGSNAKYIGSKFKYATKK; from the coding sequence ATGAGTTTAATAATCGATGTACATGCGCGCCAAATACTAGATTCGCGCGGAAATCCAACCATTGAAGTTGATGTAACCACGCAAAATGGTTTTGTGGGTCGTGCGGCTGTTCCTTCTGGAGCATCTACAGGTGCCCACGAAGCGGTTGAATTGCGCGATGGCGATAAAGCAAAATATTTAGGAAAAGGGGTATTAAAAGCGGTAGAGAACGTAAATACGAAAATCTCTGAGGCTTTGCAAGGTGTGGATGTATTCGAACAAAATGCCATTGACAAAATCATGATTGATTTGGATGGTAGCGAGAACAAAGGCAACTTGGGTGCTAATGCTATTTTAGGGGTATCTCTAGCGGTGGCCAAAGCTGCTGCACAGGAGAGCCGTCAGCCATTGTACCGCTACATTGGTGGTGTAAATGCAAATACGTTACCTATTCCGATGATGAACATCATCAATGGTGGTTCTCACTCTGATGCGCCTATCGCATTTCAAGAGTTCATGATCATGCCAGTAGGAGCAACTTCTTTCTCAGAAGCATTACGTTGGGGTGCAGAGATTTTCCATACGTTGAAAAAAATCTTACACGATCGAAACTTATCTACTGCAGTAGGTGATGAGGGTGGTTTTGCACCTACATTTGACGGTACAGAAGATGCGATCGAAACCGTGTTGAAGGCGATCGAACAAGCAGGTTACAAAGCAGGTTCAGACGTATTCTTAGCGTTGGATTGTGCATCTACAGAATTCTTTGAAAACGGTAAATACGATTACGCAAAATTCGAAGGCGAAACTGGAGCAGTGCGCACTACTGAAGAGCAAGTAAACTACTTAGCAGAATTGACAGAGAAATATCCAATCATCTCTATTGAAGATGGTATGGGTGAAGATGACTGGGCAGGCTGGAAATTATTGACCGAGAAAATCGGTGATCGTGTACAGTTAGTAGGTGACGATTTGTTCGTAACGAACACAAAACGCCTTCAAGAAGGTATCGATACGCACACCGCGAATTCTATCTTGGTAAAAGTAAACCAAATCGGTTCTTTGACAGAGACAATCAATGCGGTTTCTCTAGCGCAACACAACGGTTATACATCGGTCATGTCTCACCGTTCTGGTGAAACTGAAGACAATACCATTGCTGATTTAGCGGTAGCATTGAACTGTGGTCAGATTAAAACAGGTTCTATCTCTAGATCAGACAGGATTGCAAAATATAACCAATTGCTTCGCATTGAAGAAGAATTGGGTAGCAATGCAAAATACATCGGTAGCAAATTTAAATACGCTACAAAAAAATAA